Proteins from one Salvelinus sp. IW2-2015 linkage group LG32, ASM291031v2, whole genome shotgun sequence genomic window:
- the LOC111957263 gene encoding protein FAM110B-like codes for MPTETLTPLADSKPPGHGAAFASTVPLRILNKGPDYFRRQVEPNPKRLSAVERLEADKSKYVKSQEVINAKQEPVKPPLLAKPPVCPAVAKRGANGGGGGGVDLKASNNNSKSDTCTTTSKRENLNLEILKNLLNSSGSTSEGHAKSATLKPGARSWAPHRSIPTTTDCSEPTSLCSFSESLKXPPPVPGRRSPQGGNLNLSRRLLEERGEGDRSPLHTSHSSSDIRRLCNGKSLRAARSSSSSAPPLPPKPSPKVLAPLCDNAPQAPESEATTTPPSSAAPAEQLELALGSSVARRPSLHRSKSDLSDRYARAGADVERFFNYCGLDPEELESVGVESFARANSDIISLNFRSASMISSDCDQSRHSNEDMTDEEEDASERVPYGISAVERNARVIKWLYSIKQARESQKVSHV; via the coding sequence ATGCCCACCGAGACCCTGACACCGCTGGCAGATAGCAAGCCCCCCGGCCACGGGGCGGCCTTTGCCTCCACCGTCCCCCTGCGCATACTCAACAAAGGGCCCGACTACTTCCGGCGCCAGGTGGAGCCCAACCCTAAGCGGCTGAGCGCTGTGGAGCGGCTGGAGGCGGACAAGTCGAAGTACGTCAAGAGCCAGGAGGTCATCAACGCCAAGCAGGAGCCTGTTAAGCCCCCGCTGCTAGCAAAGCCGCCTGTCTGCCCTGCCGTGGCTAAGAGAGGGGCGAATGGGggcggtggtggtggggtggaccTCAAGGCATCCAACAACAACTCCAAGTCAGACACGTGCACCACCACCAGCAAACGGGAGAACCTCAACCTGGAGATCCTTAAGAACCTCCTGAACAGCTCCGGCTCGACCTCTGAGGGCCACGCTAAGAGCGCTACTCTAAAGCCCGGGGCCAGGAGCTGGGCCCCCCACCGCTCCATCCCCACCACAACGGACTGCTCTGAGCCCACCAGCCTCTGTTCCTTCTCCGAGTCCCTCAAGKTGCCTCCCCCTGTACCCGGCCGACGGAGCCCACAGGGGGGCAACCTGAACCTCAGCCGCCGCCTGCTGGAGGAGCGGGGCGAGGGCGACCGCTCACCCCTCCACACCTCCCACAGCTCCTCCGACATCCGCAGGCTATGCAACGGTAAGTCTCTAAGGGCGGCCCGAAGTAGCAGCAGCTCCGCACCTCCCTTACCCCCCAAGCCCAGCCCCAAAGTCCTTGCCCCCCTCTGCGACAACGCCCCCCAGGCCCCTGAGAGCGAGGCCACCACCACGCCGCCCTCCTCTGCCGCCCCAGCTGAGCAGTTGGAGCTAGCGCTGGGGAGCTCTGTGGCCCGCCGGCCGTCCCTGCATCGCTCCAAGTCGGACCTGAGCGACCGTTACGCACGAGCCGGCGCCGACGTGGAGCGCTTCTTTAACTACTGTGGGCTGGACCCCGAGGAGCTGGAGAGTGTGGGCGTAGAGAGCTTCGCCCGTGCCAACTCCGACATCATCTCCCTCAACTTCCGCAGCGCCAGCATGATCAGCTCRGACTGCGACCAATCACGGCACAGCAACGAGGACATGACGGACGAGGAGGAAGATGCAAGCGAACGCGTGCCTTACGGGATCTCGGCCGTAGAACGCAACGCCCGCGTCATCAAATGGCTGTACAGCATCAAACAGGCACGCGAGTCACAGAAAGTATCTCATGTCTAA